One region of Caldimonas thermodepolymerans genomic DNA includes:
- the argA gene encoding amino-acid N-acetyltransferase — MNLVFPHTFVPWFRSVAPYIHAYKGDTFVVAMAGEGIAAGKLNAFVQDLAIMHAMGIKLVLVHGFRPQVNEQLKAKGHPARFSHGIRITDAVALDCAQEAAGQLRFEIEAAFSQGLPNTPMANATVRVVSGNFLTARPVGVVDGIDFQHSGVVRKVDGMAIRRALDTGAVVLLSPFGFSPTGEAFNLTMEDVATSTAIALQADKLLFLTEIPGIRENPDDPDSPIDTEMSLAEAERLLASLPAPHQPTDTAFYLQHCIKACRAGVERSHILPFSVDGALLMEVYTHDGIGTMIVDEKLESLREATADDVGGILQLIEPFERDGTLVKRSRTEIERDISYYTVIEHDGVIFGCAALYPYPEARTGEMAALTISPQVQGQGDGERILKRIEQRAKAMGLESIFVLTTRTMHWFIKRGFQQVDPDWLPEARKRKYDWDRRSQVLVKRLT, encoded by the coding sequence ATGAACCTTGTCTTCCCGCACACCTTCGTTCCGTGGTTTCGCTCGGTGGCGCCCTATATCCACGCCTACAAGGGGGACACCTTCGTCGTCGCGATGGCCGGCGAAGGCATCGCCGCCGGCAAGCTCAACGCCTTCGTCCAGGACCTGGCGATCATGCATGCCATGGGCATCAAGCTCGTGCTGGTGCACGGCTTCCGGCCGCAGGTGAACGAGCAGCTCAAGGCCAAGGGTCATCCCGCGCGCTTCTCGCACGGCATCCGCATCACCGACGCAGTGGCGCTGGACTGCGCGCAGGAGGCCGCCGGCCAGCTGCGCTTCGAGATCGAGGCCGCCTTCTCGCAGGGGCTGCCCAACACGCCGATGGCCAATGCGACGGTGCGCGTGGTCTCGGGCAACTTCCTGACCGCGCGCCCGGTGGGCGTGGTCGACGGCATCGACTTCCAGCACAGCGGCGTCGTGCGCAAGGTCGACGGCATGGCGATCCGGCGCGCGCTGGACACCGGCGCGGTGGTGCTGCTGTCGCCGTTCGGCTTCTCGCCCACCGGCGAGGCCTTCAACCTCACGATGGAGGACGTGGCCACCAGCACCGCGATCGCGCTGCAGGCCGACAAGCTGCTGTTCCTCACCGAGATCCCCGGCATCCGCGAGAACCCGGACGACCCGGACAGCCCGATCGACACCGAGATGTCGCTGGCCGAGGCCGAGCGGCTGCTCGCCTCGCTGCCGGCACCGCACCAGCCCACCGACACGGCGTTCTACCTGCAGCACTGCATCAAGGCCTGCCGCGCCGGCGTCGAGCGCAGCCACATCCTGCCGTTCTCGGTGGACGGCGCGCTGCTGATGGAGGTCTACACCCACGACGGCATCGGCACGATGATCGTCGACGAGAAGCTCGAGAGCCTGCGCGAGGCCACCGCCGACGACGTGGGCGGCATCCTGCAGCTGATCGAGCCCTTCGAGCGCGACGGCACGCTGGTCAAGCGCTCGCGCACGGAGATCGAGCGCGACATCTCCTACTACACCGTCATCGAGCACGACGGCGTGATCTTCGGGTGCGCGGCGCTCTATCCCTACCCCGAGGCGCGCACCGGCGAGATGGCCGCGCTGACCATCTCGCCGCAGGTGCAGGGCCAGGGCGACGGCGAGCGCATCCTCAAGCGCATCGAGCAGCGCGCCAAGGCCATGGGCCTGGAGAGCATCTTCGTGCTCACCACGCGCACGATGCACTGGTTCATCAAGCGCGGCTTCCAGCAGGTCGACCCCGACTGGCTGCCCGAGGCGCGCAAGCGCAAGTACGACTGGGACCGGCGCTCGCAGGTGCTGGTCAAGCGGCTCACCTGA